The proteins below are encoded in one region of Drosophila santomea strain STO CAGO 1482 chromosome 3R, Prin_Dsan_1.1, whole genome shotgun sequence:
- the LOC120451843 gene encoding protein fem-1 homolog CG6966 has product MDYKFIVFNAARDNNLAQLKATLYNKSSGEVGSLISAKVNGATPLVISCRNGHYDIVEYLLTKCRANVEQVGSVSFDGEPIEDAPPLWCAAAAGHLGIVKMLVRRGANVNSTTRTNSTPLRAACFDGHYEIVKYLVHHGADFEVANRHGHTCLMIACYKGHFRIAQYLLSLNADVNRCSVKGNTALHDCAESGSLQILQLLLKHGATMDVDYYGMTPLLAASVTGHMPIVEHLITLPCVSRESRIHALELLGATYVDRKRDMAAALNLWRRALEERAVEPPLEKKVQEPVPAYEMVREVTSVEELEEMVLDPDEMRMQALVIRQRILGPTHPDTSYYIRFRGAHYADAGRFDRCIELWSYALTMQQKILQPLSPMTQSSLLSFAELFSFMLVEAGRLLPRGRVVPPIEADGMLTIFYKAVKEVERGQAFTLEQQKDQQQPQKQLPAADKSPSCSASSSASSSSSTTLLSAHQHDCNHDPNALSRTMISAIHIGCLLSSLLDTDALNPEMRRQVMGALYRLNRLKVRVRFDRTALHYACYREGTLAGRYPSCQFPSVTLAKALLEVGADPNAIDEAGNTPLHLATMQPYVEPLSHILLEGGAHLDTKNYAGETFESLLAPTPMHKIIDPMKYTTLTCLAARTIKKHDIRYEGSVPATLYEFIELH; this is encoded by the exons GCCACCCTTTACAACAAAAGCTCCGGCGAAGTGGGCAGCCTGATCTCGGCGAAAGTGAACGGAGCCACCCCGCTGGTCATCTCCTGCCGCAATGGACACTACGACATTGTAGAATACCTCTTGACAAAGTGTCGGGCCAACGTGGAGCAGGTGGGATCGGTCAGCTTCGACGGGGAGCCCATCGAGGATGCCCCACCGCTGTGGTGCGCAGCGGCTGCCGGCCACCTGGGCATCGTGAAGATGCTCGTCCGCCGGGGGGCGAATGTGAACAGTACGACCAGGACGAATTCCACACCGCTGCGAGCCGCCTGCTTCGATGGACATTACGAGATCGTCAAATACCTGGTGCATCATGGAGCAG ACTTTGAGGTGGCGAACCGTCACGGCCACACCTGCTTGATGATCGCCTGCTACAAGGGTCACTTCCGCATCGCCCAGTATCTGCTCTCCCTGAACGCCGACGTGAACCGCTGCAGTGTGAAGGGCAACACGGCGCTGCACGACTGCGCCGAGTCGGGCTCGTTGCAgatcctccagctgctgctcaaGCATGGCGCCACCATGGACGTGGACTACTACGGAATGACTCCGCTGCTGGCGGCCAGTGTCACCGGTCACATGCCCATCGTCGAGCACCTGATCACTTTGCCCTGTGTGAGCAGGGAGTCGAGGATTCACGCGCTGGAACTGCTCGGTGCCACGTATGTGGATCGGAAGCGAGACATGGCAGCGGCTCTAAACCTGTGGCGTCGAGCGCTCGAGGAGCGTGCCGTGGAGCCACCGCTGGAGAAGAAGGTGCAGGAACCGGTGCCGGCCTATGAGATGGTTCGCGAGGTGACCAGcgtggaggagctggaggagatggTTTTGGATCCTGATGAGATGCGAATGCAGGCTCTGGTCATCAGGCAGCGCATTCTCGGACCCACTCACCCGGACACCAGCTACTACATTCGATTTAG GGGCGCTCACTATGCGGACGCTGGACGCTTCGATCGCTGCATCGAACTGTGGTCCTATGCGCTCACCATGCAGCAGAAGATTCTACAGCCACTCAGCCCGATGACGCAGTCCTCGCTGCTGTCCTTCGCCGAGTTGTTCAGCTTTATGCTGGTGGAGGCGGGTCGCCTGCTGCCGAGAGGTCGAGTGGTGCCGCCGATTGAGGCGGACGGCATGCTGACGATCTTCTACAAGGCAGTCAAAGAGGTAGAGCGCGGTCAGGCTTTCACGCTGGAACAGCAGAAGGACCAGCAGCAACCGCAGAAGCAGCTGCCAGCAGCTGACAAATCGCCATCCTGTTCGGCTTCCTCATCCGCATCTTCCTCCTCCTCAACGACGCTGCTATCGGCGCATCAGCACGATTGTAATCACGATCCCAATGCCCTGAGTCGCACCATGATAAGTGCCATTCACATAGGCTGTCTGCTGAGCTCTCTGCTGGACACAGACGCTCTGAACCCAGAGATGCGTCGCCAGGTGATGGGAGCGCTGTACCGTCTGAATCGCTTGAAGGTGCGCGTAAGGTTCGATCGCACCGCCTTGCACTACGCCTGCTATCGGGAGGGCACGCTGGCCGGCCGCTATCCCTCATGCCAGTTCCCCTCGGTGACGCTGGCGAAAGCCCTGCTGGAGGTGGGTGCAGATCCGAATGCCATCGACGAAGCGGGCAACACGCCACTCCATTTGGCTACCATGCAGCCCTATGTGGAGCCCCTGTCGCACATCCTGCTCGAGGGCGGAGCGCATTTG GACACCAAAAACTATGCTGGCGAGACGTTTGAGAGTCTGCTGGCCCCCACGCCCATGCATAAGATCATCGACCCAATGAAGTACACAACGCTGACGTGTTTGGCCGCAAGGACGATCAAGAAGCATGACATTCGCTACGAGGGAAGCGTACCAGCCACTCTGTACGAGTTCATCGAGCTGCACTAG